The Porphyromonas pogonae genome segment TCAGAGATACACATATCTATCTTGGAATAATTTAAAAACAAAATAAGAAATGTCTAAAATTTGTCAGATTACAGGTAAGAAGGCAATGGTCGGCAATAACGTTTCGCACTCAAAGAAAAGAACGAAGCGCACATTCGACGTAAACCTGTTCATAAAGAAATTTTATTGGCCGGAACAAGACTGCTGGATACAACTGAAAGTGTCTGCAGCCGGACTACGACTTATTAATAAGATCGGCCTTGACGCTGCCATCAAGCGTGCTGCCGAAAAAGGTTATTTAAACGCATAACACTAAGGGAGAATCGAAAATTATGGCAAAGAAAGCAAAAGGTAACAGAGTACAAGTGATTCTTGAGTGTACCGAACACAAAGAGAGCGGCATGCCGGGTACATCACGCTACATCACTACAAAGAATAGAAAGAATACTACAGAGCGTTTGGAACTGAAGAAATTCAACCCGATCCTTAAGCGCATGACTGTACATAAAGAAATCAAGTAATAATAGGAGACATAGAAAATGGCAAAGAAAGCGGTTGCTTCGTTTAAAAAAGCTGACGGACGTACCTATTCTAAGGTTATCAAAATGGTAAAGTCTCCTAAAACGGGAGCTTACACGTTCCAAGAAGAAATGGTTCCTAACGAAGCTGTTAAGGAATACTTCAAGTAAAAATACTACTCAGATATACAAGCAAGGCTGTTACCGAAAAAAGTAA includes the following:
- the rpmB gene encoding 50S ribosomal protein L28, translated to MSKICQITGKKAMVGNNVSHSKKRTKRTFDVNLFIKKFYWPEQDCWIQLKVSAAGLRLINKIGLDAAIKRAAEKGYLNA
- the rpmG gene encoding 50S ribosomal protein L33, yielding MAKKAKGNRVQVILECTEHKESGMPGTSRYITTKNRKNTTERLELKKFNPILKRMTVHKEIK
- a CDS encoding DUF4295 domain-containing protein — its product is MAKKAVASFKKADGRTYSKVIKMVKSPKTGAYTFQEEMVPNEAVKEYFK